Genomic window (Shewanella psychropiezotolerans):
AAAATACCCCCATTCGTGCCACAGCTTATATCTTAGACCCCTTGCCTAAAGATGAACGTTTCATGCTAGTTCAGGCACTGCCTTGGGGCTCAGGGGGAAGTAATACGGCAGAAAACCGACAAAGGGTCTATAAAGTTGATGTGTATAAGGGCACCCGTAAAAAAATTACCACATCCCCTATTCCTTATGCCAGATTCCTCAATGACGATGAGGGCAAGGTCCACTTTGTCAGTGGTACAAGAGATTACATTAGCTACACACTGTTTTATCGACAAGATAGTAAATGGGTAGATACAGATAAACTCAATCTAAACCTGAGCCAGATGAGCCCTATCGCTTTTGGCGAAAATAGCGACAGTGTTTATGTTGTAGGCAGTGAAAATGGCAAACCTAAAGGCGTGTATCTTGTCAACATTAAAACGGGCACAAAAAAACTAATAAGCCAAGATGAAATTGTCGACCCGAGCAACATCTGGCTTAATAAAATAAGTAAAAAACTCTACGCCGTTGAGTATGAAAATGGCTATCCGACCTATGAGTTTGTCGATAAAAAAGATACACACGCTAAATATGTTAAGCAATTACTCGCTTCATTACCGGGACATCAGATCCATCTAGTCAGTGAAACTAACGATGGCAGCCAGTTTATAATCAAAGCATTTAACGATAGGAATCCAGGAGATTACTATCTGTTCAACAGCAAAACGGTAAGGCTTGAGTATCTTGTTTCTCAAAAAAAATGGCTTGACCCAGAGCTGATGGCTGAGGTTAAACCTATCACTTTCACCAGCCGAGACGGCAAGCAGATCCATGGCTACCTCACTCTACCCAACGGCAAGGAAGCCAAGGATTTACCTCTGGTAGTCAACCCACATGGCGGTCCACATGGGCCAAGGGATTGGTGGGGATTCGACACGCAAAACCAATTAATAGCCAGCCAAGGTGCAGCCGTACTTCAGGTCAACTTTAGAGGCTCTGGTGGCTACGGATCCAGCTTTGAATATGCTGGTCACCAAAAGTGGGGAACTGAGATTCAGTATGACATAATAGATGCCACTCGCTATGTAATCGAACAGGGATATGTCGACAAAGAGCGGATCTGTATCGTCGGCGGAAGCTTCGGCGGATACTCGGCATTACAAAGCTCTATTATCGAACCCGACTTATTTAAGTGTGCGATTGGTTTCGCTGGCGTCTATGATCTTGAACTTATGTTTGAAGAGGGCGATGTTCAAGGACGAAAAGCCGGCAGAAAATACCTGACAGAAGTGCTTGGCACCGACGAAGCAGCTCTAGCTAAGATGTCTCCAAGCCATAATGTCGATAAACTCAAAGCTAAATTGTTATTAGTGCACGGAGGAGAAGACGAGCGCGCTCCTATAGAGCAGCTTGAGTCTCTTGAAGATGCACTGAAAGAAATCAACTACCCCTATGAAAAGTTGATCATGGATGATGAAGGCCACGGTTTCTATAATGATGAACACCAAGAGAAATATTACAAACTTATGATGGCTTTCCTAGAAACTAATCTCAAATTATAACCGTTAATTAACACTTCAAGCCGATTGGCTCAATCGGCTTTTTTGCTATTCCCACACAGTTTCAGGGTATAATTTATCGTCGATTCAGGGTATCCTCCATCTCTGTTTGTTATTCTAATATAATGCTAACTAGCCCATGGCTTTTAGCTAAACGAAATTAACACTCGATATTTACAGCCATAAAAACGTACCGGAAATAACCACTATCTGGATAGTGGAGGAAACTATGACATCGAAAGAAGCACAGCTCAGTGAGTCAGCACTACAAGTTCAAACGGCATTATTAGCCCGAGGACTCGAGACACCTATGCTACCTTCAGAATTTAGCGCAGAGGAACGTAAGGAGAGGATCGAACATCATATGCGCGAGATCTTAACCTTGATGTCTCTGGATCTAACCGATGACAGTCTGGTCGATACCCCACGTAGAATCGCCAAGATGTATGTGGATGAGATATTTTCCGGCTTAGATTACGCCAACTTTCCTAAGATCACCGTCATCGAAAATAAGATGGGCTTCGATGAGATGGTTAAGGTCAAAGATATCAGCCTAACCAGTACCTGTGAGCATCATCTGGTCACCATAGATGGTTTCGCGACCGTGGCTTACCTGCCACGCAAGAACATCATAGGTCTGTCTAAGATTAACCGTATCGTACGCTTCTTTGCCCAACGCCCCCAGGTGCAAGAACGCCTCACTCAACAGGTGTTAGTAGCTTTACAGACTCTGCTTGAGACAAAAGATGTGGCGGTGAAAATGGATGCGGTGCATTACTGCGTTAAGTCTCGTGGCATCATGGATTCCACCAGCTCGACAACGACCACCGCACTAGGTGGCATATTCAAGTCAAACCCGGCGACCCGCGCTGAATTCTTAAGTAATTAAATATAGCAGATTCGAGTTTCGAGTTTCGAGTTTCGAAAAATGCTATTTCAGAAAATAAAAAACGCTGCATCATAAATGCAGCGTTTTTATTTTAGCCTTTACTCTAAGCCTGTTCGCTGGCGCTCTCGAAGTGAGCGTGCGAACGCTCTAGCACTCTAAACTTATCTTCTATATCCCGTACTTATCGCGATAAGCACTCACCGAGGCCAACTGCACTTCCATGCCCGGCTTTTCAGACAAGTAGTTGATCAGATCGCCCAGCTTGATGATTGAGATGATCTCACAGCCAAAGTCACGTTCAACTTCCTGAATAGCAGAGAGCTCACCCTTACCTTTCTCTTGACGATCCAGAGCAATAAGCACGCCCGCTAGCGAAGCGTCATGAGCCTGAATGATCTCCATCGACTCACGAATCGCGGTGCCAGCGGTGATCACATCATCGACTAGCATGACACGACCTTTTAGCTCGCTACCGACTAGGCTGCCACCTTCACCGTGCTGTTTCTTCTCTTTACGGTTAAAGCAATATGGCATATCGATATCATGGTGCTCACATAGGGCTACTGCCGTCGTGGTCGCAATTGGGATCCCTTTATAAGCAGGACCGAAAAGCAGATCATGCTCTATGCCAGAGTCGACCAAAGCAGTCGCGTAAAAACGCCCCAGACGGGCTAGATCGCGTCCGGTATTAAACAGACCAGCATTGAAAAAATAGGGACTGATACGGCCGGATTTAAGCGTAAACTCGCCAAATCTCAACACCTGACGCTCTAGGGCAAACTCGATAAACTCACGCTGATAGGCTTTCACAATCTCTCCTCAATTTAACTCTTTTAATATTTGTTTGAGCAACACATTCTTATTCAAAAAAGGACCCATTTGGGTCCTTTTTAACTTTAATTCAATGACGCTTTCTGTACATCGACTATTTCACGAATACCGTGCTTAGCCAGTTCTAACATACTAAGCAACTCTTCATGACTAAATGGCTCACCTTCGGCAGTCCCCTGAATCTCAATCATCTGACCGGTTTCGGTCATGACCACATTCATATCCGTTTCAGCTTCACTGTCTTCGATATATTCAAGATCGCAGATTGGCTCACCTTTATAGATACCAACACTTACCGCAGCGATAAGAAACTTAAGCGGGTTGGTTTTCAAGATACCCTTACCACGCGCCCAATTAAGCGCATCGACCAAGGCTACACAGGCGCCGGTGATAGCCGCAGTACGTGTGCCGCCATCGGCCTGAATCACGTCACAATCGATAACTATGGTGTTTTCGCCTAAGGCTTTCATATCCACGGCTGCACGTAGTGAGCGACCGATAAGACGCTGGATCTCTTGAGTACGACCAGATTGCTTACCACGGGCCGCCTCACGGTTCATGCGAGTATGAGTCGAGCGAGGCAACATGCCATATTCAGCCGTAACCCAACCTTGGCCTTTTCCTTTAAGAAAACGAGGAACACCCACTTCGAAGCTAGCCGTACAAAGTACTTTTGTCTCGCCGAACTCGACTAAAACAGAGCCTTCAGCGTGAGCTGTAAACTGACGAGTGATCGTCACTGGGCGAGATTGAGCTGGCGTTCTGTCACTAGGGCGCATAGATAATTCCTGTATTCATGGATCAATTGGCGATTTTTACTGCATTATTTTCGGTCAATAGTATAAGGGCATGTGGCCACGGATGCCATGTTATTTAGCCCAACAAAGTAAAGCTGCGCTGCTTTGCTTTGACCATTACAGCCATAGGTCTATAATCCCAGATCACTTTCACGGTTAAACAATTGGAAAAACCATGATCCAAAGCATGACAGCCTACGCACGTATCGAACATAAAGCAGACTGGGGCAATGCCTCCTGGGAAATTCGCTCAGTCAATCAGCGCTATCTGGAGACTTATCTGCGTCTGCCTGAACATTTCCGTAGCCTAGAGCCAATCTTACGAGACAAATTACGTAAGCGTTTAAACCGTGGAAAAATCGAAGTTAACCTCAGATACGATCTTGCCGACAACAAGAGCAACGAACTGCAGCTCAACCAAGATCTTGCCAAACAGCTGGTAAACGCAGCCAACTGGGTCAAACAGGAAGCCGGTCAAGGGGAACTCAATCTGGTCGATATCCTTAAATGGCCAGGTGTGATGTCGGGTTCAGAGCAAGATATGGATGCATTAAGCAAGGAGCTATTGGTTGCCTTCGACAGCGCCATCGACCAGTTTATCGAAGCTCGAGGCCGCGAAGGTGCTGCTATAAAGACCATGCTACAAACACGTCTGGACGCCATAGTCGCGCAAGTAGCCGTAGTTCGAGAACATATGCCTACGGTAATGCAATGGCAGCGTGATAAGTTGACTAACCGTTTGGCCGAGATAACCGGAGAACTGGATCCTGCCCGTCTGGAGCAAGAGATGGTTATTCTCGCCCAGAAGATGGATGTCGCAGAAGAGATGGACAGACTCGACGCCCACGTCGCTGAAACTCAACGCATCCTCAAGAAAGGTGGTGCTCAGGGCCGTCGTCTCGACTTTATGATGCAGGAGTTCAACCGCGAGTCGAACACCTTAGCCTCTAAATCTATCAGCAGCGAAATCACTGCTGCCGCAGTAGAGCTTAAAGTGCTAATCGAGCAGATGCGTGAGCAGATCCAGAACGTAGAATAGTCACGTTTAACTGCTAAATTTGGTAAAAGCGACTAGCATAGCCCTTTACTTACAGGGCTTTTTGTTATCTGTGCAAGACATCATCTCAACTAACTAGAATCAACCCATGTCGATAAAAATCAATTCCATGACACGTAATATTTATATGTCGATGGAATCAACATATAGAAGGGTCATTCCCCCTCCTCCCACTCTTGTTCAGAGGCTGTATTTTTCTCATCATGGGGCTGAACAGTCAATTCAGGGTTCCTAACTTTAATATCTAGCTCAAGATTCAAGGCAGAAAAAATTTTAAACAGCGTTTTCTAATTTAGTAGAATCTGGATTCAGCTCAAAGCTTGAAACCGTATCCTGACGGATGCCTACCTTACTAACCACTTTGCTTTGCGAGAGCTTCATATTAAGCCGTGCATCTTTGAGATACGTACTAAGCTATTTTGAGTTAGTCACCTTCATGATCGTTCTAACCTAATGAGTTACCATCAATATCCCAGCGGGCAATAAGAATGATCGGCAAACTCTAATCCAACGCTAAACATGTATAGATTTCTGCGCTTTTTATACATATGACAAAAACACTCAGACATGTTTACTTTACATGTTTACTTTACATGTCGATTGAATAGGCATGAGCTCATACGTTATTGAAAAGTGAATATTTTCACTATTTTCTAATATCCGTTCAATATTCGAAGTATCGGTTTATCTGAGTAAGGGCAAGGAAAGTCGCCAGATTTGATATCCGGAAAATGCTGGTCGCAGATACCACTAGCAAAGCGGTATAGGACATCATCGATAAAGCGGTCAACTGGGATAAACTGGTGTTTCTTACTGCGCTGACCATTGATCTTTCGCGGTTGCTGATTAATAAACATGCTCAGTTCCCACGCCTCCTCGCTGTCAAAATCTCGCGGCTTGTAGTCATCAAACAATGAATGTAAATAGTGCTGAACCTCAGTAATATGGGCGCCTATGCTGGGATCTAAATTACGAAAACAGTGAACCTTAGTTTGTTCAAAGTAATGCTCAATATTATCGAGTACCTGCATACCATGATCATCGTTTCGAATAAACCTATTGGCTCGTAACCAGCCAATGGCATGTAGTTTCCAGTGACTATAAAAATCTTGCTGTAACTGCGCCCAGTCAGGCTTAAGAGGATAGTGAAGCATCATGCAGTAACGGCTATGGGACTCCATAAACACCACTAACCAACTGCCATCATCATAGGGCTGCCACTGACGGCCGGATAAGTGAATAACCTGCCCCTGCCAGCTCACACGATTAGCATTGGTGCTAATCGGCTGCACGCCAGGATTATTGCTATCAGCGTCTGTCATTCGCTCAAGAGGTTGCTTAAGCATTTTACACATGGAATTGGACAGACTTAAAAACAACGCCATCAAGGTCACTCAGATTAACTCGTTAGATGGCCATCATGTTATCACCCTTAATTAGATATACACCTACAGCGTATAAAAAGGAGGTAAATAGAATTTTCCTTATTCATATTTAAGCTAAACTCAGTAATAGTCAAAGTTTTGATTAAGTATTCAGGATGAATAAAAACCTAATTGAGATAGCCTATGACGACAGGGAACACGCGGAAATATTGCTGGAGCAATTATCCCTCCATGACAATCTATGTCTTGTGAAAAAACGCCTTGCCCTAGGTGATTATCAGATAAGTAACTGGCTTATCGAAAGAAAGACACTCCCCGACCTGGTAATTTCTCTTTGTGACGGTAGGCTATTTTCACAGGTAGCAAGATTATCTGCATGCGACCACAATACAGCACTGCTTATAGAAGGTTCATCTCGTGATATTGCATCTTATGATATTACTCGAGAAGCATTGATAGGGGCGCTGTGTTCTATTTCAATCAACTTCAACATGCCTATTTTACGTAGTTTGTCTCAGGCTGAATCAGCTAAAATACTCTACTTTTGCGCCAAACAATTATATAGCAGAGAAACAGAATTAAAACTCAATGGCAGAAAACCTAAACGTAAAAAAAACCGCCAACTTTTCATACTTCAAAGCCTTCCTCAGGTCGGCCCCAAATTAGCAAAACGCCTGTTGAATCACTTTGATAACATCGAGGCCGTATTCATAGCATCAGCAGAAGAGCTCATCAAAGTAGAGGGTATAGGACAAGAGAAAGCGCGAAAAATACGTGACGTATTAACATCATAATCAACAAGCCTCCCAAACATTTTCAACAGTAAGCCGTTTCTTCCTACTGGCAAGCCCATCGAGTACTGGCATTAGACACTCATTGCCGTTTTTTTTGCCCATTTACCTCTTAAGCTGAATATCTTATCAATTGAATCTACACTCCTATATCTCGCTATTTAGACTCGAATTTACTATCAACCCAGTCCATAGAGGTTAAGTCGTCATCGGACTAATCCGATCTCAAAACGAGTCAAGTCCACTTCTAAGTATTGGCGCTATCGGCCATCAAGCACTACTTTTAATCTAGCTATCAATTCTAATAAAAAGCCGATCTTTATTCCCACCGGCAACGCGCTCATAACGACGGCTTGTTTAATTACAAGTCATATGAACACACGTCTGATTTCAACGGATATTGACCTATCCCATCTAGATCAATGGAGCGACTTGATGAATATAAAAAAATTACTCTTAATCTCTTTAGCCGGTTCAATCCTCAGTGCCTGTGGCGGCAGTGACAACGACAGCAATCCCGACCCCACCATTCCCGAACCTGCCGCTATAACTAAAACCGGTAAAGTTGCAGATGGATATTTAGTGGGTGCCACGGTTTGTTTAGACCTGAACCTTAATAAAACCTGTGACCCGGACGAACCCAGCACGACGAGCACTGCCGGGGGAGATTTCACGATTACCGGGGCAACACAAGAGCAGATAGACAACTTCCCCTTGCTGGTTGAAGTCACAGTAGGTGTCGTCGACGAAGATACCGGAGAAGCAATTACACAGCCCTATACCATGTCAGCCCCTGTAGGATATGAATTCGTCAGTCCTTTGACCACTATGGTACAAAATGAAGTCGAACAAGGCAGTGAGCTTAGTGATGCAGAATCAAGCCTGCAGAGTCTTCTGGGAACTAGCCTAGATCTCACCCAAGATTATGTTGCCCAACAGCTCAACGATGAACTTGGAAGCGATGAGCAAGCAGAATATGAACGCTTACACCATATCGCACAGGTGACCGCCCAGATCATCGCCAACAACTTAGCAACAATTCAGGATGCTGCCGATACGGCAGGAATTAGCTTAGATGATGTGATCGGTTTAATTGTCGACCAGATCATAGATGCACTAGAAATCATCGTCAATGAAGTTGAATTTGTCGAAGAGCAAGGTGGTGAATTTAATCCGGACGATGTTTTAGACTCAGAAGTGGTCACAGATGCCAGCACTGTACCTACCGAG
Coding sequences:
- a CDS encoding alpha/beta hydrolase family protein, giving the protein MKLIKWFSFTCLLLNSLIGQAQTNDLIAKFSRSTEYSNVKISPNGEYLSVLTSKEGKKMLMILDAISKKPINVIHFPGNAQVGNYEWVNHERIVLQKEYLKGWKDHPQYYGELMAVNADGSQAKYLFGYKGGEMQTGSRLKKNTPIRATAYILDPLPKDERFMLVQALPWGSGGSNTAENRQRVYKVDVYKGTRKKITTSPIPYARFLNDDEGKVHFVSGTRDYISYTLFYRQDSKWVDTDKLNLNLSQMSPIAFGENSDSVYVVGSENGKPKGVYLVNIKTGTKKLISQDEIVDPSNIWLNKISKKLYAVEYENGYPTYEFVDKKDTHAKYVKQLLASLPGHQIHLVSETNDGSQFIIKAFNDRNPGDYYLFNSKTVRLEYLVSQKKWLDPELMAEVKPITFTSRDGKQIHGYLTLPNGKEAKDLPLVVNPHGGPHGPRDWWGFDTQNQLIASQGAAVLQVNFRGSGGYGSSFEYAGHQKWGTEIQYDIIDATRYVIEQGYVDKERICIVGGSFGGYSALQSSIIEPDLFKCAIGFAGVYDLELMFEEGDVQGRKAGRKYLTEVLGTDEAALAKMSPSHNVDKLKAKLLLVHGGEDERAPIEQLESLEDALKEINYPYEKLIMDDEGHGFYNDEHQEKYYKLMMAFLETNLKL
- the folE gene encoding GTP cyclohydrolase I FolE; the protein is MTSKEAQLSESALQVQTALLARGLETPMLPSEFSAEERKERIEHHMREILTLMSLDLTDDSLVDTPRRIAKMYVDEIFSGLDYANFPKITVIENKMGFDEMVKVKDISLTSTCEHHLVTIDGFATVAYLPRKNIIGLSKINRIVRFFAQRPQVQERLTQQVLVALQTLLETKDVAVKMDAVHYCVKSRGIMDSTSSTTTTALGGIFKSNPATRAEFLSN
- the pyrE gene encoding orotate phosphoribosyltransferase translates to MKAYQREFIEFALERQVLRFGEFTLKSGRISPYFFNAGLFNTGRDLARLGRFYATALVDSGIEHDLLFGPAYKGIPIATTTAVALCEHHDIDMPYCFNRKEKKQHGEGGSLVGSELKGRVMLVDDVITAGTAIRESMEIIQAHDASLAGVLIALDRQEKGKGELSAIQEVERDFGCEIISIIKLGDLINYLSEKPGMEVQLASVSAYRDKYGI
- the rph gene encoding ribonuclease PH, translated to MRPSDRTPAQSRPVTITRQFTAHAEGSVLVEFGETKVLCTASFEVGVPRFLKGKGQGWVTAEYGMLPRSTHTRMNREAARGKQSGRTQEIQRLIGRSLRAAVDMKALGENTIVIDCDVIQADGGTRTAAITGACVALVDALNWARGKGILKTNPLKFLIAAVSVGIYKGEPICDLEYIEDSEAETDMNVVMTETGQMIEIQGTAEGEPFSHEELLSMLELAKHGIREIVDVQKASLN
- a CDS encoding YicC/YloC family endoribonuclease translates to MIQSMTAYARIEHKADWGNASWEIRSVNQRYLETYLRLPEHFRSLEPILRDKLRKRLNRGKIEVNLRYDLADNKSNELQLNQDLAKQLVNAANWVKQEAGQGELNLVDILKWPGVMSGSEQDMDALSKELLVAFDSAIDQFIEARGREGAAIKTMLQTRLDAIVAQVAVVREHMPTVMQWQRDKLTNRLAEITGELDPARLEQEMVILAQKMDVAEEMDRLDAHVAETQRILKKGGAQGRRLDFMMQEFNRESNTLASKSISSEITAAAVELKVLIEQMREQIQNVE
- a CDS encoding amino acid adenylation, with the translated sequence MLKQPLERMTDADSNNPGVQPISTNANRVSWQGQVIHLSGRQWQPYDDGSWLVVFMESHSRYCMMLHYPLKPDWAQLQQDFYSHWKLHAIGWLRANRFIRNDDHGMQVLDNIEHYFEQTKVHCFRNLDPSIGAHITEVQHYLHSLFDDYKPRDFDSEEAWELSMFINQQPRKINGQRSKKHQFIPVDRFIDDVLYRFASGICDQHFPDIKSGDFPCPYSDKPILRILNGY
- a CDS encoding ERCC4 domain-containing protein, translating into MNKNLIEIAYDDREHAEILLEQLSLHDNLCLVKKRLALGDYQISNWLIERKTLPDLVISLCDGRLFSQVARLSACDHNTALLIEGSSRDIASYDITREALIGALCSISINFNMPILRSLSQAESAKILYFCAKQLYSRETELKLNGRKPKRKKNRQLFILQSLPQVGPKLAKRLLNHFDNIEAVFIASAEELIKVEGIGQEKARKIRDVLTS